DNA sequence from the Amycolatopsis sp. Hca4 genome:
GTCACCACGCCCGGCGCACCGCGCTTGACCAGCCTCACCTGGACTTTGCCGCCCTGGTGCCCGGCGTGGCCCAGCACGGCGAGCGGACCGACGACGTCCTGTTCTTCGACGCCGTCGAAGAGCAGGATCTGCACGCGGAGGGTCCCGCGCGCGGCCGAAGCGGTGCCTGCGGTGGCGAGCGAGGCGAGGGCGGCGGTGCCCGTCGAGGCGGCGGAGAGCCGGAGGAAGTCCCTGCGTTCCATCGGTGACGCCTTTCTGCCGGGGAGGGTCGCTCCAGCAGTCGTGCGCACCCTCGGCGGAGTTCCCGGGACCGGCGATACCGATCGTTCTATCCGCTAAACTGGCAAGATGGCGCCGAACGCTCGAGGTCAGGTCTCCGAAGCGCGGTCGAGGCTGCTCGCGACGGCCACGCGCATCTTCTACGCCGAGGGCCTGCACTCCGTCGGGATCGACCGGGTCGTCGCGGAGGCCAAGGTCACCCGCGCCACGCTGTACCGGCACTTCCCCAGCAAGGACGACCTCGTCGTCGCGTACCTCCAGGGTGTCCACGAGATGGAGCGCGACGGGATCGACAAGGTCATCGCCGGTGGCCTGCCGGCGGTCGACGCCGTGCGGGGGATCGCCGGGGTGATCGCCGACGGGATCGGGTCGCCGCACTTCCGCGGCTGCGCCTTCCTCAACGCGGTGGCGGAGTACCCGGATCCGGCCCATCCGGTGCACCAAGCCGTCCTCGCTCATCGCGATTGGTTCCGCAGCACGGTCACGGACCTGCTCGCGCAGGTGGGGGAGACCCCGCCCGAGCCCGCCGGGCGGCACTTCGTGATGTTGCGCGACGGCGCGATGGCGGCCGGTTGCCTGGGCGATCCCGCCGAAGTCTGCGCCACGTTCCTCCAGGGTGTCGACGGGATCCTGCAGCACCGCCTCGACGCCGCGGGGAACTGACGCGGCCATCCGCCCCGGCTGCCTGAACGCGGTCCACCCTCGCCGGGGTGCCCGTGCGTCGCCTGCTGCCCGTCTCCGCGCGCGGAAGCCGCGCGTAAGAATTCAGATAGAACGTTCGGTCTTGACTTCGGACGGCGCCACCGCCAGGCTGACATGAGATAGAACGTTCGGTCTTGCGAAAGGGATCATGGTGACTACTGTCGACTCGCCCGCCGTTGGTGGGTTCGCCCCGGCGCTGCGCCGGTTGTACTTCGTGCGGTTCGCGTTCGCCATCGTGTGGGCGGTCCTGGTGTTCCTGACGACCAAGTCGGGCCTGGGGGCGATCGGCGTGGCACTGGTCGTCGTCTACCCGCTCTTCGACGTCGGTTCGGCCGTCGTGGACGCTCGCTCGGCGAAGGGGAACGGCTCGGTCACCGGGCTGTACGTCAACATGGCGATCAGCCTGCTCGCCACCATCGGCATCGGCGTCGCCGCCGCGTCGGGCATCCCGGCGGTGCTGCGGGTGTGGGGTGCCTGGGCGATCGTGGCCGGTCTGGTCCAGCTGGTCGTCGGCATCTCCCGCCGCAAGATGGGCGGCCAGTGGCCGATGATCCTCAGCGGCGGCATCTCCGTGCTGGCCGGCGCCAACTTCGTCATCAGCGCCTCCGCGGCGAACCCGGCACTGTCCGGGGTGGCCGGTTACGCCGTCCTCGGCGGCATCTTCTTCCTCGTCTCGGCGATCCGGCTCGGCCGCGCCGCGAAGGGGAATTGACATGTCGACCTACGACGTCGTCGTCATCGGGGCCGGCCCGGTCGGGGAGAACGTGGCCGACCGGGTGGTGCAGGGCGGGCTGACCGCCGCGATCGTCGAGCGGGAACTGGTCGGCGGTGAGTGCTCCTACTGGGCGTGCATGCCGACCAAGGCGCTGCTGCGCAGCGGCGCGGCCCTCCGCGCGGCTCGGCAGGTGCCTGGCGCGCGGGAAGCGGTGACCGGCGAGCTGGACGTGGCCGCCGTCCTCCACCGTCGCGACGAGTTCGCGTCGCACTGGAACGACGAGGGCCAGGTCTCCTGGCTGGACTCGGTCGGGGTCCCGCTGCTGCGCGGGCACGGCCGGATCGC
Encoded proteins:
- a CDS encoding TetR/AcrR family transcriptional regulator; this translates as MAPNARGQVSEARSRLLATATRIFYAEGLHSVGIDRVVAEAKVTRATLYRHFPSKDDLVVAYLQGVHEMERDGIDKVIAGGLPAVDAVRGIAGVIADGIGSPHFRGCAFLNAVAEYPDPAHPVHQAVLAHRDWFRSTVTDLLAQVGETPPEPAGRHFVMLRDGAMAAGCLGDPAEVCATFLQGVDGILQHRLDAAGN